One segment of Xiphias gladius isolate SHS-SW01 ecotype Sanya breed wild chromosome 1, ASM1685928v1, whole genome shotgun sequence DNA contains the following:
- the tmem39a gene encoding transmembrane protein 39A isoform X2 has protein sequence MPGGRRGPSRQQLSRSALPSLQTLVGGNLGNGTGLRNSNSVGLSAPPLSALITPEPVRHSRIPELPLDSSLLFEFLLFLYLLVALFVQYINIYRTVWWYPYSHPAASTSLNFHLMDYHLAIFITVMLARRLVWTIVSEVSQSSGGSLLRYVVLIAARLCLLTMCGWVLCWTLVNLCKNHSVLNLLFLGYPFGVYVPLCCFHQEGGKSQTAPADCDYPADHQQTDLTETPFFRPRDFLFLLRENLREQFSSPPHMPTHTCPPHTHSHTPELIRAEVEELKSDFNRRIKEVLFNSLFSAYYVAFLPLCFVKSTQYYDMRWSCEHLIMVWINAFVMLMSQLLPPSYCDLLHRSAAHLGRWQKLEHGSYSNAPQHVWSESTIWPQGVLVRHSRCLYKAVGPYNVALPSDVSHARFYFLFHKPLRILNLLIWIESSVVLYQLYSLLRSERWNHTLSLGLILFCNYYVLFKLLRDRIVLGKAYSYPLSSNSLGLKSQ, from the exons TAACTCGGTGGGTCTGTCTGCCCCGCCTCTCTCGGCCCTCATTACTCCAGAGCCGGTCCGCCACTCGAGGATCCCTGAGCTGCCGTTGGACAGCAGCCTGCTGTTTGAGTTCCTGCTCTTTCTCTATTTGCTGGTGGCCTTGTTTGTCCAATACATCAACATCTACAGGACGGTCTGGTGGTACCCGTACAGTCACCCCGCTGCCTCTACCTCGCTT AACTTTCATCTAATGGACTACCACCTGGCTATCTTCATCACAGTCATGTTGGCCAGGAGGCTTGTTTGGACTATAGTTTCAGAG GTGTCTCAGAGCAGCGGGGGATCACTGCTGCGCTATGTGGTTCTCATCGCAGCTCGGCTCTGCCTGCTGACCATGTGTGGCTGGGTCCTCTGCTGGACGCTGGTCAACCTCTGCAAGAACCACTCTGTGCTCAACCTCCTCTTCCTGGGATACCC TTTTGGTGTGTACGTCCCGCTCTGCTGTTTCCATCAGGAGGGTGGGAAAAGCCAAACGGCGCCGGCTGACTGCGATTACCCAGCAGACCACCAGCAGACCGACCTAACAGAGACCCCGTTCTTTCGACCACGTGACTTCCTCTTCCTGTTAAGAGAGAACCTCAGAGAGCAGTTTTCCAGTCCCCCGCACATGCCCACTCACACCtgcccaccacacacacactcacacacaccggAGTTGATTCGAGCCgaggtggaggagctgaagagcGACTTCAACCGTCGAATCAAGGAAGTGCTGTTCAACTCGCTGTTCAGTGCTTACTATGTAgccttcctgcctctctgctttGTCAAG AGCACCCAGTACTATGACATGCGTTGGTCATGTGAGCATCTGATTATGGTGTGGATCAATGCGTTCGTGATGCTGATGAGTCAGCTGCTGCCCCCCAGCTACTGCGACCTGCTTCATCGCTCGGCGGCTCACCTGGGCCGCTGGCAGAAACTGGAGCACGGCTCGTACAGCAACGCGCCTCAGCATGT GTGGTCAGAAAGCACGATTTGGCCTCAGGGGGTGTTGGTACGACACAGTCGATGTCTGTATAAGGCAGTCGGACCCTATAATGTCGCTCTGCCCTCTGATGTTTCCCATGCAAGGTTTTAT TTCCTGTTTCACAAGCCATTGCGGATCCTGAACCTGCTGATCTGGATTGAGTCGAGTGTGGTTTTGTATCAGTTATACTCTCTGCTGCGCTCTGAGCGCTGGAACCACACTTTGTCTCTGGGCCTTATTCTCTTCTGCAACTACTATGTCCTTTTTAAACTGCTCCGAGACCGCATTGTGTTGGGCAAAGCCTACTCCTACCCTCTGTCCTCCAACAGTTTGGGGCTCAAGTCGCAGTAA
- the tmem39a gene encoding transmembrane protein 39A isoform X1 → MPGGRRGPSRQQLSRSALPSLQTLVGGNLGNGTGLRNRSSNSVGLSAPPLSALITPEPVRHSRIPELPLDSSLLFEFLLFLYLLVALFVQYINIYRTVWWYPYSHPAASTSLNFHLMDYHLAIFITVMLARRLVWTIVSEVSQSSGGSLLRYVVLIAARLCLLTMCGWVLCWTLVNLCKNHSVLNLLFLGYPFGVYVPLCCFHQEGGKSQTAPADCDYPADHQQTDLTETPFFRPRDFLFLLRENLREQFSSPPHMPTHTCPPHTHSHTPELIRAEVEELKSDFNRRIKEVLFNSLFSAYYVAFLPLCFVKSTQYYDMRWSCEHLIMVWINAFVMLMSQLLPPSYCDLLHRSAAHLGRWQKLEHGSYSNAPQHVWSESTIWPQGVLVRHSRCLYKAVGPYNVALPSDVSHARFYFLFHKPLRILNLLIWIESSVVLYQLYSLLRSERWNHTLSLGLILFCNYYVLFKLLRDRIVLGKAYSYPLSSNSLGLKSQ, encoded by the exons GAGCAGTAACTCGGTGGGTCTGTCTGCCCCGCCTCTCTCGGCCCTCATTACTCCAGAGCCGGTCCGCCACTCGAGGATCCCTGAGCTGCCGTTGGACAGCAGCCTGCTGTTTGAGTTCCTGCTCTTTCTCTATTTGCTGGTGGCCTTGTTTGTCCAATACATCAACATCTACAGGACGGTCTGGTGGTACCCGTACAGTCACCCCGCTGCCTCTACCTCGCTT AACTTTCATCTAATGGACTACCACCTGGCTATCTTCATCACAGTCATGTTGGCCAGGAGGCTTGTTTGGACTATAGTTTCAGAG GTGTCTCAGAGCAGCGGGGGATCACTGCTGCGCTATGTGGTTCTCATCGCAGCTCGGCTCTGCCTGCTGACCATGTGTGGCTGGGTCCTCTGCTGGACGCTGGTCAACCTCTGCAAGAACCACTCTGTGCTCAACCTCCTCTTCCTGGGATACCC TTTTGGTGTGTACGTCCCGCTCTGCTGTTTCCATCAGGAGGGTGGGAAAAGCCAAACGGCGCCGGCTGACTGCGATTACCCAGCAGACCACCAGCAGACCGACCTAACAGAGACCCCGTTCTTTCGACCACGTGACTTCCTCTTCCTGTTAAGAGAGAACCTCAGAGAGCAGTTTTCCAGTCCCCCGCACATGCCCACTCACACCtgcccaccacacacacactcacacacaccggAGTTGATTCGAGCCgaggtggaggagctgaagagcGACTTCAACCGTCGAATCAAGGAAGTGCTGTTCAACTCGCTGTTCAGTGCTTACTATGTAgccttcctgcctctctgctttGTCAAG AGCACCCAGTACTATGACATGCGTTGGTCATGTGAGCATCTGATTATGGTGTGGATCAATGCGTTCGTGATGCTGATGAGTCAGCTGCTGCCCCCCAGCTACTGCGACCTGCTTCATCGCTCGGCGGCTCACCTGGGCCGCTGGCAGAAACTGGAGCACGGCTCGTACAGCAACGCGCCTCAGCATGT GTGGTCAGAAAGCACGATTTGGCCTCAGGGGGTGTTGGTACGACACAGTCGATGTCTGTATAAGGCAGTCGGACCCTATAATGTCGCTCTGCCCTCTGATGTTTCCCATGCAAGGTTTTAT TTCCTGTTTCACAAGCCATTGCGGATCCTGAACCTGCTGATCTGGATTGAGTCGAGTGTGGTTTTGTATCAGTTATACTCTCTGCTGCGCTCTGAGCGCTGGAACCACACTTTGTCTCTGGGCCTTATTCTCTTCTGCAACTACTATGTCCTTTTTAAACTGCTCCGAGACCGCATTGTGTTGGGCAAAGCCTACTCCTACCCTCTGTCCTCCAACAGTTTGGGGCTCAAGTCGCAGTAA
- the tmem39a gene encoding transmembrane protein 39A isoform X3, producing the protein MPGGRRGPSRQQLSRSALPSLQTLVGGNLGNGTGLRNRSSNSVGLSAPPLSALITPEPVRHSRIPELPLDSSLLFEFLLFLYLLVALFVQYINIYRTVWWYPYSHPAASTSLNFHLMDYHLAIFITVMLARRLVWTIVSEVSQSSGGSLLRYVVLIAARLCLLTMCGWVLCWTLVNLCKNHSVLNLLFLGYPFGVYVPLCCFHQEGGKSQTAPADCDYPADHQQTDLTETPFFRPRDFLFLLRENLREQFSSPPHMPTHTCPPHTHSHTPELIRAEVEELKSDFNRRIKEVLFNSLFSAYYVAFLPLCFVKSTQYYDMRWSCEHLIMVWINAFVMLMSQLLPPSYCDLLHRSAAHLGRWQKLEHGSYSNAPQHVWSESTIWPQGVLVRHSRCLYKAVGPYNVALPSDVSHARFYIMTNLNNVSRSVLKKSTEPQLCLCSSIHHVSHRPDTGAACIIRIIVYYIVQVFTLYFIVSTTCILNIFHP; encoded by the exons GAGCAGTAACTCGGTGGGTCTGTCTGCCCCGCCTCTCTCGGCCCTCATTACTCCAGAGCCGGTCCGCCACTCGAGGATCCCTGAGCTGCCGTTGGACAGCAGCCTGCTGTTTGAGTTCCTGCTCTTTCTCTATTTGCTGGTGGCCTTGTTTGTCCAATACATCAACATCTACAGGACGGTCTGGTGGTACCCGTACAGTCACCCCGCTGCCTCTACCTCGCTT AACTTTCATCTAATGGACTACCACCTGGCTATCTTCATCACAGTCATGTTGGCCAGGAGGCTTGTTTGGACTATAGTTTCAGAG GTGTCTCAGAGCAGCGGGGGATCACTGCTGCGCTATGTGGTTCTCATCGCAGCTCGGCTCTGCCTGCTGACCATGTGTGGCTGGGTCCTCTGCTGGACGCTGGTCAACCTCTGCAAGAACCACTCTGTGCTCAACCTCCTCTTCCTGGGATACCC TTTTGGTGTGTACGTCCCGCTCTGCTGTTTCCATCAGGAGGGTGGGAAAAGCCAAACGGCGCCGGCTGACTGCGATTACCCAGCAGACCACCAGCAGACCGACCTAACAGAGACCCCGTTCTTTCGACCACGTGACTTCCTCTTCCTGTTAAGAGAGAACCTCAGAGAGCAGTTTTCCAGTCCCCCGCACATGCCCACTCACACCtgcccaccacacacacactcacacacaccggAGTTGATTCGAGCCgaggtggaggagctgaagagcGACTTCAACCGTCGAATCAAGGAAGTGCTGTTCAACTCGCTGTTCAGTGCTTACTATGTAgccttcctgcctctctgctttGTCAAG AGCACCCAGTACTATGACATGCGTTGGTCATGTGAGCATCTGATTATGGTGTGGATCAATGCGTTCGTGATGCTGATGAGTCAGCTGCTGCCCCCCAGCTACTGCGACCTGCTTCATCGCTCGGCGGCTCACCTGGGCCGCTGGCAGAAACTGGAGCACGGCTCGTACAGCAACGCGCCTCAGCATGT GTGGTCAGAAAGCACGATTTGGCCTCAGGGGGTGTTGGTACGACACAGTCGATGTCTGTATAAGGCAGTCGGACCCTATAATGTCGCTCTGCCCTCTGATGTTTCCCATGCAAGGTTTTAT ataaTGACCAACTTGAATAATGTCAGTAGGTCTGTGTTGAAGAAGAGCACAGAGCCACAGCTCTGCCTCTGTAGCTCAATCCACCATGTGTCACACAGACCGGATACAGGGGCTgcctgtataatcagaataatcGTCTATTACATTGTACAGGTgtttactttatactttattgTGTCCACCACCtgcatattaaatatttttcatccatGA
- the tmem39a gene encoding transmembrane protein 39A isoform X4: MPGGRRGPSRQQLSRSALPSLQTLVGGNLGNGTGLRNRSSNSVGLSAPPLSALITPEPVRHSRIPELPLDSSLLFEFLLFLYLLVALFVQYINIYRTVWWYPYSHPAASTSLNFHLMDYHLAIFITVMLARRLVWTIVSEVSQSSGGSLLRYVVLIAARLCLLTMCGWVLCWTLVNLCKNHSVLNLLFLGYPFGVYVPLCCFHQEGGKSQTAPADCDYPADHQQTDLTETPFFRPRDFLFLLRENLREQFSSPPHMPTHTCPPHTHSHTPELIRAEVEELKSDFNRRIKEVLFNSLFSAYYVAFLPLCFVKSTQYYDMRWSCEHLIMVWINAFVMLMSQLLPPSYCDLLHRSAAHLGRWQKLEHGSYSNAPQHVWSESTIWPQGVLVRHSRCLYKAVGPYNVALPSDVSHARFYMCRL; this comes from the exons GAGCAGTAACTCGGTGGGTCTGTCTGCCCCGCCTCTCTCGGCCCTCATTACTCCAGAGCCGGTCCGCCACTCGAGGATCCCTGAGCTGCCGTTGGACAGCAGCCTGCTGTTTGAGTTCCTGCTCTTTCTCTATTTGCTGGTGGCCTTGTTTGTCCAATACATCAACATCTACAGGACGGTCTGGTGGTACCCGTACAGTCACCCCGCTGCCTCTACCTCGCTT AACTTTCATCTAATGGACTACCACCTGGCTATCTTCATCACAGTCATGTTGGCCAGGAGGCTTGTTTGGACTATAGTTTCAGAG GTGTCTCAGAGCAGCGGGGGATCACTGCTGCGCTATGTGGTTCTCATCGCAGCTCGGCTCTGCCTGCTGACCATGTGTGGCTGGGTCCTCTGCTGGACGCTGGTCAACCTCTGCAAGAACCACTCTGTGCTCAACCTCCTCTTCCTGGGATACCC TTTTGGTGTGTACGTCCCGCTCTGCTGTTTCCATCAGGAGGGTGGGAAAAGCCAAACGGCGCCGGCTGACTGCGATTACCCAGCAGACCACCAGCAGACCGACCTAACAGAGACCCCGTTCTTTCGACCACGTGACTTCCTCTTCCTGTTAAGAGAGAACCTCAGAGAGCAGTTTTCCAGTCCCCCGCACATGCCCACTCACACCtgcccaccacacacacactcacacacaccggAGTTGATTCGAGCCgaggtggaggagctgaagagcGACTTCAACCGTCGAATCAAGGAAGTGCTGTTCAACTCGCTGTTCAGTGCTTACTATGTAgccttcctgcctctctgctttGTCAAG AGCACCCAGTACTATGACATGCGTTGGTCATGTGAGCATCTGATTATGGTGTGGATCAATGCGTTCGTGATGCTGATGAGTCAGCTGCTGCCCCCCAGCTACTGCGACCTGCTTCATCGCTCGGCGGCTCACCTGGGCCGCTGGCAGAAACTGGAGCACGGCTCGTACAGCAACGCGCCTCAGCATGT GTGGTCAGAAAGCACGATTTGGCCTCAGGGGGTGTTGGTACGACACAGTCGATGTCTGTATAAGGCAGTCGGACCCTATAATGTCGCTCTGCCCTCTGATGTTTCCCATGCAAGGTTTTAT ATGTGTCGGCTGTGA